One Gelria sp. Kuro-4 DNA segment encodes these proteins:
- a CDS encoding ABC transporter ATP-binding protein: protein MLEVKNLHVYYGGIHALKGVSLTVPEGKIVTLVGANGAGKTTTLKAVCGLVRPASGEVLFLGRRLTGLKTTAIIQGGVTLAPEGRHVFPDLSVKENLILGAYARRDSAGIRADLEGVYNLFPRLKERQGQLAGTLSGGEQQMLAVGRALMSRPRLLMLDEPSLGLAPLLVQEIFRIIRRINAEGKTILLIEQNARAALELADYGYVLESGAVALSGSGRQLLSDDRVRQVYLGETG, encoded by the coding sequence GTGCTTGAGGTCAAGAATCTCCACGTGTATTACGGCGGCATCCACGCCTTGAAGGGCGTCAGCCTCACCGTCCCGGAGGGGAAAATCGTCACCCTGGTGGGCGCCAACGGCGCCGGCAAAACCACCACCCTCAAGGCCGTCTGCGGCCTGGTGCGGCCTGCAAGCGGTGAGGTGCTCTTTCTCGGCCGGCGCCTGACCGGTCTTAAAACCACGGCCATCATCCAGGGCGGCGTTACCCTGGCCCCGGAGGGCCGCCATGTTTTCCCCGACCTCAGCGTAAAAGAGAACCTCATCCTGGGCGCTTACGCGCGGCGCGACAGCGCCGGCATCCGGGCCGACCTGGAAGGCGTCTACAACCTCTTTCCCCGGCTGAAGGAGCGGCAGGGGCAGCTCGCCGGGACCCTCTCCGGCGGCGAGCAGCAGATGCTGGCGGTGGGCCGCGCCCTCATGTCGCGCCCGCGCCTCCTTATGCTGGATGAACCCTCCCTGGGGCTGGCCCCGCTTCTGGTGCAGGAGATCTTCCGCATCATCCGGCGCATCAACGCCGAGGGAAAGACCATTCTCCTCATCGAGCAGAATGCCCGGGCCGCCCTGGAACTGGCCGACTACGGGTATGTGCTGGAGAGCGGGGCGGTGGCCCTTTCCGGGAGCGGGCGGCAGCTGCTTTCCGATGACCGCGTCCGGCAGGTGTACTTGGGTGAAACAGGTTGA
- a CDS encoding [Fe-Fe] hydrogenase large subunit C-terminal domain-containing protein, translating to MSVITTRVADCRDCHRCLRHCPVKAISFESGQAHVLDERCVACGTCTLVCPQHAKIIHSDLARAQDFLAQGEKVALSLAPSFPAAFPPAVAASLPARARALGFTWVEETAVGAEVVAAEYAALLNERETPLISACCPAVVNLLEKHHPELLPYLAPTLSPMTVHALLLKDRFGPEIKVVFAGPCTAKIDEARRPEVAGRVDAVITFADLKEWLAAAPAASPPPGAEAWGYRLPARSFPVSGGVLAAAGIKADLTSGVVAVSGLEECLETFADLAAGRIRPRFIEAMACRGGCVGGPVMPQGTSAAARRLQVAAYFREADAAPSPWHIPAGFLADERLRRSYVDRRQRLPEPSPAEIAAILARTGKTRPADEANCGGCGYSSCREKAYAVYQGWAEEEMCIPFMKAKISSLAGAIVDSTPSAVIVVDPELTIQEFNPRARSLFAPGNEAAQGQPLSAFLDPGDFARAWAEQKAIVDKRVAYPERHLVTLQTILPIKDYGLIVGIINDISETERRRQEVEAMKREALSRAEHVITRQMQVAQEIAGVLGETTAETKATLLELIRIVSGKEEKNNAPRG from the coding sequence GTGAGCGTCATCACCACCCGGGTGGCCGACTGCCGGGACTGCCACCGTTGCCTCAGGCACTGCCCGGTCAAGGCCATCTCCTTTGAATCGGGTCAGGCCCATGTGCTCGACGAGCGCTGCGTAGCCTGCGGCACGTGTACCCTGGTTTGTCCCCAGCACGCCAAGATCATTCACAGCGACCTGGCCCGGGCGCAGGATTTTCTCGCCCAGGGTGAAAAGGTGGCGCTCAGCCTGGCGCCGTCCTTTCCGGCCGCTTTCCCGCCGGCCGTCGCCGCTTCCCTTCCGGCCCGCGCCCGGGCCCTGGGTTTTACCTGGGTGGAAGAGACGGCCGTCGGCGCCGAGGTGGTGGCGGCGGAGTATGCCGCGTTGCTCAACGAGCGCGAGACGCCGCTTATTTCCGCCTGCTGCCCGGCGGTGGTGAACCTCTTGGAGAAACACCACCCGGAACTCCTGCCGTACTTGGCTCCCACCCTGTCGCCCATGACGGTGCACGCCCTGCTGCTTAAAGACCGCTTCGGGCCGGAGATAAAAGTGGTGTTCGCGGGGCCCTGTACGGCCAAGATCGATGAGGCCCGGCGCCCCGAGGTGGCCGGGCGGGTGGATGCTGTGATCACCTTTGCCGACCTTAAAGAATGGCTGGCTGCCGCGCCTGCGGCGTCGCCCCCGCCGGGGGCGGAGGCCTGGGGGTACAGGCTCCCGGCCCGCTCCTTTCCGGTGAGCGGCGGGGTGCTGGCCGCCGCCGGCATCAAGGCCGACCTCACCAGCGGGGTGGTGGCTGTGAGCGGCCTGGAGGAGTGCCTGGAGACCTTCGCCGACCTGGCGGCGGGGCGCATCCGGCCGCGGTTCATCGAGGCCATGGCCTGCCGGGGCGGCTGCGTAGGCGGGCCGGTTATGCCACAGGGTACCAGCGCAGCGGCGCGGCGCCTCCAGGTGGCTGCCTACTTCCGGGAAGCCGACGCTGCTCCCTCCCCCTGGCACATTCCTGCCGGGTTCCTGGCCGATGAGCGGCTGCGCCGCTCCTACGTGGACCGGCGGCAACGTCTCCCTGAGCCCAGCCCGGCCGAAATTGCCGCCATCCTGGCCCGTACCGGTAAGACCCGCCCGGCGGACGAGGCCAACTGTGGCGGCTGCGGCTACAGTTCCTGCCGGGAAAAAGCCTACGCCGTTTACCAGGGCTGGGCTGAAGAAGAGATGTGCATTCCCTTCATGAAGGCCAAGATTTCCTCGCTGGCCGGAGCCATCGTGGATTCCACCCCCAGCGCAGTGATTGTGGTGGACCCGGAGCTTACCATCCAAGAGTTCAACCCGCGGGCACGCAGCCTCTTTGCTCCCGGGAATGAGGCTGCGCAGGGGCAGCCCCTGTCTGCCTTCCTTGATCCCGGGGATTTCGCCCGGGCCTGGGCCGAGCAGAAAGCCATTGTGGATAAGCGCGTCGCCTACCCGGAGCGCCACCTGGTCACCCTTCAAACCATCCTGCCGATCAAAGACTACGGCCTCATCGTCGGCATCATCAACGATATTTCGGAAACGGAACGGCGCCGGCAGGAAGTGGAGGCCATGAAACGCGAGGCGCTCAGCCGGGCGGAACACGTCATTACCAGGCAGATGCAGGTGGCCCAGGAGATCGCCGGGGTCCTGGGCGAGACCACGGCCGAAACCAAGGCCACGTTGCTGGAGCTCATCCGCATTGTGAGCGGGAAAGAGGAGAAGAACAATGCGCCTCGTGGCTGA
- a CDS encoding NAD(P)H-dependent oxidoreductase subunit E, whose protein sequence is MLEVTVCVGSACHLKGSAEVIRILKDLIAAYDLGDQVTLAGSFCQGHCTDGVVVRVGEELITGVSRDQVYDLFQKKILGRCRL, encoded by the coding sequence ATGCTGGAGGTCACGGTATGTGTGGGCAGCGCCTGCCACCTGAAGGGATCGGCTGAGGTGATCCGCATCCTCAAGGATTTAATCGCCGCCTACGACCTGGGAGACCAGGTGACGCTCGCCGGTTCCTTTTGCCAGGGCCACTGCACGGACGGTGTTGTCGTGCGGGTGGGAGAGGAGCTCATTACCGGCGTCAGCCGGGACCAGGTGTATGACCTTTTTCAGAAGAAAATCCTCGGGAGGTGCCGCCTGTGA
- a CDS encoding branched-chain amino acid ABC transporter permease: MTLTLFFQHLANGISLGSLYALIAIGYTMVYGIVRLINFAHGDLLMVAAYAAFYGILLFSLPWWAVFPLAVVLTTLLGLSIERVAYRPLRDSPRISVLISAIGVSFLLENLGLVVFGGRPKAFFVPPFFATMHSIGGVAVATLTLVIPVITALLLLGLIYLIYHTKVGMAMRAVARDLETARLMAIDVDQIISLTFVVGSSLAAVGGLMWGLKFPQINPLLGVMPGLKCFIAAVVGGIGNIAGAVLGGFVLGVGEILLVAFVPELAGYRDAFAFVLLILTLLIRPTGLLGERVAEKV, encoded by the coding sequence ATGACCTTAACCCTGTTTTTTCAGCACTTGGCCAATGGGATTTCGCTGGGCAGCTTGTATGCCTTGATCGCCATCGGCTATACGATGGTCTATGGGATCGTCCGTCTCATTAACTTTGCCCACGGCGACCTCCTCATGGTGGCTGCTTATGCGGCTTTTTACGGTATCCTGCTCTTCAGCCTGCCCTGGTGGGCGGTTTTTCCGCTGGCGGTGGTTCTGACCACCCTCCTCGGCCTGAGCATCGAACGCGTGGCCTACCGGCCCCTCCGGGACTCGCCGCGCATCTCGGTGCTCATTTCCGCCATCGGCGTCTCATTCCTGTTGGAAAACCTGGGGCTGGTGGTGTTCGGCGGGCGGCCGAAGGCCTTCTTTGTGCCCCCCTTCTTTGCCACCATGCACAGCATCGGCGGCGTGGCGGTCGCCACCCTCACCCTGGTGATCCCGGTGATCACCGCCCTGCTGCTTCTCGGCCTGATTTACCTCATCTACCATACCAAGGTGGGCATGGCCATGCGCGCCGTCGCGCGGGACCTGGAGACGGCGCGGCTCATGGCCATCGACGTGGACCAAATAATCTCCCTCACCTTTGTGGTGGGCTCTTCCCTGGCGGCGGTGGGCGGCTTGATGTGGGGCCTGAAGTTCCCGCAGATCAACCCGCTGCTCGGCGTCATGCCCGGGCTCAAGTGCTTCATCGCCGCTGTTGTGGGCGGCATCGGCAACATCGCTGGGGCGGTGCTGGGCGGCTTTGTGCTCGGGGTGGGCGAGATCCTCCTGGTGGCCTTTGTACCCGAACTGGCCGGCTACCGGGACGCCTTCGCCTTTGTCCTCCTCATCTTGACCCTCCTCATCCGTCCCACCGGCCTTTTGGGTGAGCGGGTCGCGGAGAAGGTGTAG
- a CDS encoding ABC transporter substrate-binding protein, protein MRKRIGVLPVAVLVAILVLTAGCAPKPAAEQPAEQAPAAGDTIRIGVFEPMTGDSAAGGQMTWEGIQLAWELHPQVLGKKVDVKLVDNKTDKNEAANAVARLIEKEKVVAIIGSYGSSLSMSAGPIVLEKKVPAVGCSPTNPLVTKDNPYYFRVCFIDPFQGKVMAKYATENLRAKTAVIIRNVADAYSVGLCNYFKDAFVKLTGNEKAILAELDYQQGDQDFTAQLTTVKTKNPDVIFAPGPYNDGALMIKQARSLGIKAAFLGGDTWEAPEFIQIGGKDVEGVALSTHYSVDAAPTEAAKEFVAAYKKKYDGKAPNAFAALGYDAYMVILDAIERAGSPDPVAVRDTLAKTADFKGVTGTITLDENGDATKSAVILQVQNGQFKYLTTVEPE, encoded by the coding sequence GTGCGGAAAAGGATTGGTGTTTTACCGGTAGCGGTCTTGGTGGCAATCCTGGTACTTACGGCCGGATGTGCCCCGAAGCCGGCGGCCGAGCAACCGGCAGAGCAGGCCCCGGCGGCAGGTGACACCATCCGCATCGGTGTGTTTGAGCCTATGACCGGCGATTCGGCAGCCGGCGGTCAAATGACCTGGGAAGGCATCCAGCTGGCTTGGGAGCTGCACCCCCAGGTCCTGGGCAAGAAGGTGGACGTTAAGCTGGTGGACAACAAGACGGACAAGAACGAAGCCGCCAACGCCGTCGCCCGCCTGATTGAAAAAGAAAAGGTTGTGGCGATCATCGGCAGCTACGGGAGCTCCCTCTCCATGTCCGCCGGCCCCATCGTGCTGGAGAAGAAGGTGCCGGCCGTGGGCTGCTCCCCGACCAACCCGCTGGTGACGAAAGACAACCCGTACTACTTCCGCGTCTGTTTTATCGACCCCTTCCAGGGCAAGGTGATGGCCAAGTACGCCACGGAGAACCTTAGGGCCAAAACGGCGGTGATCATCCGCAACGTGGCCGACGCCTACTCGGTGGGCCTCTGCAACTACTTCAAAGACGCCTTCGTCAAGTTGACCGGAAATGAGAAGGCGATCCTGGCCGAGCTCGACTACCAGCAGGGCGACCAGGATTTCACCGCCCAGCTCACCACGGTAAAAACGAAGAACCCGGATGTTATCTTCGCCCCCGGCCCTTATAACGACGGCGCCCTGATGATCAAGCAGGCACGCAGCCTGGGCATTAAAGCCGCCTTCCTGGGCGGCGACACCTGGGAGGCGCCCGAGTTCATCCAGATCGGCGGGAAGGACGTGGAGGGCGTAGCCCTCTCCACCCACTACAGCGTGGACGCTGCACCCACGGAGGCGGCCAAGGAGTTCGTCGCGGCTTACAAGAAAAAGTACGACGGCAAGGCCCCGAATGCCTTCGCTGCGCTGGGGTATGACGCCTACATGGTGATCCTGGACGCCATAGAACGCGCTGGTTCGCCTGACCCGGTGGCCGTCCGCGACACCTTGGCCAAGACGGCGGACTTCAAGGGCGTCACCGGCACCATCACCCTGGACGAAAACGGCGACGCCACTAAGAGCGCCGTGATTCTCCAGGTGCAAAACGGGCAGTTCAAGTACCTCACCACGGTAGAACCGGAGTAA
- a CDS encoding branched-chain amino acid ABC transporter permease, translated as MLERKHYLTAGTGLLLIAVLAWADSGFFGLLQAWDAYTVRIFNLCGINIGLALALNLVNGFTGQFSLGHAGFMAVGAYTAALLIMPPAVKQLNFFMVPLVPALAGIKLPFAVGILAGGLMSAGFGFLIGAPVLSLRGDYLAIATLGFAEIIRVVIVNVKPLTNGALGLKGIPGYTDLWWSFGYAALTTWLLVRLVSSSYGRALKAVREDEVAAQAMGVNLFYHKMLAFVLGAFLAGVGGALQASLITSIDPNMYRFPLTFQILLIVVLGGMGSITGTVIAATVVTVLMEFLRIVESPLTLGALTLPGIPGMRMVVFSLLLIVVILFYRNGIMGEREFSWEAAGARLRLLRWRREVSR; from the coding sequence ATGTTAGAGCGTAAACATTATCTCACCGCCGGTACCGGGCTCCTTCTCATTGCCGTCCTGGCCTGGGCCGACAGCGGCTTTTTCGGCCTCCTTCAGGCCTGGGATGCCTACACCGTGCGCATCTTCAACCTCTGCGGCATCAACATCGGCCTGGCCCTGGCGCTCAACCTGGTCAACGGCTTTACCGGCCAGTTCTCTTTAGGCCACGCCGGCTTCATGGCCGTGGGCGCCTACACCGCTGCCCTGCTCATTATGCCGCCGGCAGTAAAGCAGCTCAACTTCTTCATGGTGCCGCTGGTACCGGCGCTGGCGGGGATTAAGCTGCCCTTTGCGGTCGGTATTCTGGCCGGGGGCCTCATGAGCGCCGGCTTTGGCTTCCTGATCGGCGCACCGGTGCTCAGCCTGCGCGGCGATTACCTGGCCATCGCCACCCTGGGCTTTGCCGAGATCATCCGCGTGGTTATTGTGAACGTAAAACCGCTCACCAACGGCGCCCTGGGGCTCAAGGGCATTCCCGGTTACACCGACCTGTGGTGGAGCTTCGGCTACGCCGCCCTCACCACCTGGCTCCTGGTCCGCCTGGTTTCCTCCAGCTACGGGCGGGCGCTGAAGGCCGTCCGCGAGGACGAGGTGGCGGCCCAGGCCATGGGGGTTAACCTCTTTTACCACAAGATGCTGGCCTTTGTGCTGGGTGCCTTTCTGGCCGGGGTTGGCGGCGCACTGCAGGCCAGCCTCATCACCAGCATCGACCCTAACATGTATCGCTTCCCCCTGACCTTCCAGATTCTGCTCATCGTGGTGCTGGGGGGCATGGGCTCCATCACCGGTACGGTGATCGCCGCTACGGTGGTGACCGTTTTGATGGAATTCCTGCGCATAGTGGAATCACCCCTCACCCTGGGGGCGCTCACGCTGCCGGGCATTCCTGGGATGCGCATGGTAGTTTTCTCCTTGCTTTTAATCGTAGTCATCCTCTTTTACCGCAACGGCATCATGGGTGAAAGGGAGTTCTCTTGGGAGGCCGCCGGCGCCCGGCTCAGGCTGCTCCGGTGGCGGCGGGAGGTGAGCCGGTGA
- a CDS encoding SpoIIE family protein phosphatase: MRLVADVGQGSLAKAGEELCGDRVEVVRQPRQTTVVLSDGLGSGVKANILATLTTKIAAGLLARGVSLEEVISTVAQTLPVCRERRIAYSTLAVVQVKTNGAARVMLLDSPPVFLVRKEQVISFPTRTRQVAGRAVEEGALELVAGDRLVLVSDGVLHAGIGGILPLGLGEEGLARHLTELAPRCPTAEQLAERLVELCNAYYTLAPGDDTTVVVLALRRPRQLVLFTGPPRSPAADAETVDRFMRAPGKKVVCGGTTAKIVARELSRPLTVDLTYEDPEIPPCGHIPGIDLVTEGMLTLNRALVYLKAGRIPDRADGASQVARLLSAADEIKIVAGLSVNPAHQNPDLPAGLNLRAGTVDRLAAELKAQGRVVQVEWC; the protein is encoded by the coding sequence ATGCGCCTCGTGGCTGACGTGGGGCAGGGCAGCCTGGCCAAGGCCGGCGAGGAGCTCTGCGGCGACCGGGTGGAAGTGGTGCGGCAGCCGCGCCAGACCACGGTGGTTCTTTCCGATGGACTTGGTAGCGGGGTGAAAGCCAATATCCTGGCCACCTTAACCACCAAGATTGCTGCAGGGCTCCTGGCCCGGGGTGTGTCTTTGGAGGAGGTGATCAGCACCGTCGCCCAAACCCTGCCTGTGTGCCGCGAGCGGCGCATCGCCTACTCCACCCTGGCCGTGGTGCAGGTGAAAACCAATGGGGCGGCGCGCGTGATGCTCCTGGACAGCCCGCCTGTCTTTCTGGTGCGCAAAGAGCAGGTTATCAGTTTCCCTACCCGGACGCGCCAGGTGGCGGGCCGTGCGGTGGAAGAGGGCGCTCTGGAGCTGGTGGCGGGCGACCGGCTGGTGCTGGTGAGCGACGGGGTGCTGCACGCCGGCATCGGTGGGATCCTCCCCCTGGGGCTGGGCGAAGAGGGGCTGGCCCGGCACCTCACGGAGCTCGCCCCCCGCTGCCCCACGGCCGAGCAGCTGGCCGAGCGCCTGGTGGAACTCTGCAATGCCTACTACACCCTGGCCCCGGGCGACGATACCACGGTGGTGGTGCTGGCCCTGCGCCGGCCGCGGCAGTTGGTCCTTTTTACCGGCCCGCCGCGCTCGCCGGCGGCCGATGCCGAGACGGTGGACAGGTTCATGCGTGCACCGGGCAAGAAGGTGGTTTGCGGCGGCACCACCGCCAAGATCGTGGCTCGGGAGCTGAGCCGGCCGCTCACCGTGGACCTGACCTATGAGGACCCGGAGATCCCTCCCTGCGGCCACATCCCAGGAATAGACCTGGTAACGGAGGGTATGTTAACCTTGAATCGAGCGCTCGTTTACCTCAAGGCGGGCCGCATTCCGGACCGGGCCGACGGCGCCAGCCAGGTGGCGCGCCTCTTGAGCGCGGCCGACGAAATAAAGATAGTGGCCGGACTGAGTGTCAATCCGGCGCACCAGAACCCGGACCTGCCGGCCGGGCTGAACCTGAGGGCGGGTACCGTGGACCGCCTGGCGGCAGAGCTCAAAGCTCAGGGACGTGTGGTGCAGGTGGAGTGGTGTTAG
- a CDS encoding ABC transporter ATP-binding protein translates to MRFGGLTAVNNFSLELAEGELVGLIGPNGAGKTTVFNLITGVYRPTAGTISFCGEKITGLRPDAIARRGIARTFQNIRLFGRLTVLENVLVAQHLRLGASPLAAVLRLPNYRRSEATMRRRAESLLAAVGLSALAEAPAASLPYGQQRRLEIARALATGPRLLLLDEPAAGMNPTETVDLMAFLERIRREFSLTILLIEHQMRVVMGICERILVLDYGELIAEGPPAAIQHDQRVIAAYLGVTAGA, encoded by the coding sequence ATGCGCTTCGGCGGGCTTACGGCGGTGAACAACTTTTCCCTGGAACTGGCGGAGGGGGAACTGGTAGGGCTCATCGGCCCCAACGGCGCCGGGAAGACCACCGTTTTTAACCTTATTACCGGCGTTTACCGGCCCACAGCGGGTACCATCTCCTTCTGCGGCGAAAAGATCACCGGCCTCAGGCCGGACGCCATCGCCCGGCGCGGCATCGCCCGTACCTTCCAGAACATCCGCCTGTTCGGGCGCTTAACGGTGCTGGAGAACGTGCTGGTGGCCCAGCATTTGCGCCTGGGTGCCTCGCCGCTCGCGGCCGTGCTGCGACTACCCAACTACCGGCGCAGCGAAGCAACCATGCGGCGGCGGGCCGAGAGCCTGCTCGCGGCGGTAGGGCTGAGCGCCCTGGCCGAGGCGCCGGCCGCCTCCCTGCCCTACGGCCAGCAGCGGCGCCTGGAGATCGCCCGGGCGCTGGCCACCGGGCCCAGGCTGCTCCTCCTCGACGAACCGGCCGCAGGCATGAACCCGACCGAGACGGTGGACCTCATGGCCTTTCTGGAGCGCATCCGGCGCGAGTTCTCTTTGACCATTCTCCTTATTGAACACCAGATGCGGGTGGTAATGGGCATCTGCGAGCGCATTCTGGTGCTGGATTATGGTGAGCTGATTGCCGAAGGGCCGCCGGCGGCCATCCAGCACGACCAGCGCGTCATTGCGGCCTACCTGGGGGTGACGGCAGGTGCTTGA